In the genome of Phlebotomus papatasi isolate M1 chromosome 2, Ppap_2.1, whole genome shotgun sequence, one region contains:
- the LOC129803795 gene encoding GTPase Era, mitochondrial, with amino-acid sequence MLRGLSMRSLFSLKGWKNAQSVLIQRKLSEAARVPEVEPNAQKLIKVAVIGVPNSGKSTFINKIINHRICPTSSKVHTTRTASRAITVQKGAQMIFYDTPGLVTMREIKKHNLETSFTSAYRHSIQHSNIIGVIHDVSNHWTRGELHPTVLATLEAYNKLPSFLVLNKIDMLRSKRLLLELVDKLTMNSIEGIVRKGAKEPEVERGKPVGWRNFSSVFMVSAMTGNGLPEVVNFLQSKAKISNWEFNEGTHTDQSNETIIQETVRARLLDFLPQEIPYSLETQLEYFSNIRGTLYASVQVTCPNSRIEKLVCGEADGKLKQITERVSSDLVETFRMPISITISTTSRKKE; translated from the exons ATGTTGAGAGGATTGTCCATGAGGAGTTTGTTTAGTCTGAAGGGATGGAAAAATGCCCAAAGTGTTTTAATTCAGAGGAAGTTGTCGGAAGCTGCGAGGGTACCGGAAGTAGAGCCCAATgctcaaaaattgatcaaagtAGCTGTAATTGGGGTACCGAATTCTGGCAAGAGTACCTTTATCAACAAGATTATCAATCACAGA ATTTGTCCAACTTCCAGCAAAGTTCACACCACTAGAACAGCTTCCAGGGCGATAACTGTCCAGAAGGGGGCTCAGATGATCTTCTACGATACTCCTGGACTGGTGACAATGCGTGAAATTAAGAAACACAACCTCGAAACATCATTTACTTCAGCCTATCGTCACTCAATTCAGCATTCGAATATTATTGGGGTGATTCACGATGTGTCTAATCACTGGACAAGGGGGGAACTTCATCCGACGGTTCTGGCTACTCTGGAGGCATACAATAAATTACCGTCATTTCTAGTGCTCAATAAGATTGATATGCTGAGATCCAAGAGACTTCTGCTGGAACTTGTGGATAAGCTGACGATGAATTCGATTGAGGGGATTGTCCGGAAGGGAGCCAAGGAACCTGAAGTTGAAAGGGGAAAACCTGTGGGCTGGAGGAATTTTTCCAGTGTTTTTATGGTGTCTGCAATGACGGGAAATGGGCTTCCGGAAGtggtgaattttcttcaatccAAAGCTAAGATTTCCAATTGGGAATTCAATGAAGGAACTCACACTGATCAATCAAATGAGACAATCATCCAGGAGACTGTGAGAGCCAGATTGTTGGATTTTCTACCACAAGAAATTCCCTACAGCCTGGAGACTCAACTTGAGTACTTCAGCAATATCCGGGGGACTCTGTATGCTTCCGTTCAGGTCACCTGCCCCAACAGTCGCATTGAGAAGTTGGTGTGTGGTGAGGCGGATGGAAAACTGAAGCAGATTACGGAGAGAGTGAGCTCAGACCTTGTGGAAACATTTCGCATGCCCATCTCAATCACAATTAGCACGACGAGCcggaaaaaagaataa